One stretch of Mycolicibacterium fallax DNA includes these proteins:
- a CDS encoding FAD-binding protein: MAQWDTETDVLVAGSGAGGATGAYTAAREGLEVLLVEATDRFGGTTAYSAGGGMWFPANPVLTRAGTDDTVEDALEYYRAVVGDRTPAPLQEAFVRGGAPLIEYLERDEGLRFRPLPWPDYFGTAPKARADGMRHICAKPLRVSAAPELRELVRGPLDVDRRGAAVPEDYFVGGRALIARLLAATPVGPRAQRRLGTALVELVLEGGRVCGAVLECDGVRTRVRTRRGVLLAAGGFEHNDELRARYRVPGSSRDTMGPSGNRGLAHLAGIAAGADTDLMDQAWWSPGLTHPDGRSAFALWFTGGIFVDADGRRFVNESAAYDRLGREILTAQAAGRVGQRYWMIYDDADGGIPPVKATNVSMAAAQEYRAAGLWRSAETLAGLAAEIGVPAANLRETVARFNDFAARGVDEDFGRGEEPYDRAFSGGRPPLYPIRRAPFHAAAFGVSDLGTKGGLRTDAHGRVLDTTGAVIPGLYAAGNTMAAPSGTVYPGGGNPIGTSMVFAHRAVCHLRDAGPGHQAP; the protein is encoded by the coding sequence ATGGCCCAGTGGGATACCGAGACCGACGTGCTGGTGGCCGGGTCCGGCGCGGGCGGGGCGACCGGCGCGTACACCGCCGCCCGGGAGGGCCTGGAGGTGCTGCTGGTGGAGGCCACCGACCGGTTCGGCGGCACCACCGCGTACTCGGCCGGCGGCGGCATGTGGTTCCCGGCCAACCCGGTGCTGACCCGGGCCGGCACCGACGACACCGTCGAGGACGCCCTGGAGTACTACCGCGCGGTGGTCGGCGATCGCACCCCGGCGCCGCTGCAGGAGGCGTTCGTCCGCGGCGGCGCCCCGCTGATCGAATACCTGGAGCGCGACGAGGGCCTGCGGTTTCGCCCGCTGCCCTGGCCGGACTACTTCGGCACGGCGCCCAAGGCCCGCGCCGACGGGATGCGGCACATCTGCGCCAAGCCACTGCGGGTGTCGGCCGCCCCGGAACTGCGCGAGCTGGTCCGCGGCCCGCTGGACGTCGACCGGCGCGGCGCCGCGGTGCCCGAGGACTACTTCGTCGGCGGCCGGGCGCTGATCGCCCGGCTGCTGGCCGCCACCCCGGTCGGCCCGCGCGCCCAGCGGCGCCTCGGCACCGCGCTGGTCGAGTTGGTGCTGGAGGGCGGCCGGGTGTGCGGCGCGGTGCTGGAGTGCGACGGCGTCCGGACCCGGGTCCGGACCCGGCGCGGGGTGCTGCTGGCCGCCGGCGGGTTCGAGCACAACGACGAGCTGCGGGCCCGCTACCGGGTGCCGGGGTCCTCCCGAGACACCATGGGGCCGAGCGGGAATCGGGGCCTGGCGCACCTGGCCGGGATTGCCGCCGGCGCCGACACCGACCTGATGGACCAGGCCTGGTGGTCGCCGGGACTGACCCACCCGGACGGCCGGTCGGCGTTCGCGCTGTGGTTCACCGGCGGCATCTTCGTCGACGCCGACGGGCGCCGGTTCGTCAACGAATCGGCGGCCTACGACCGGCTGGGCCGGGAGATCCTCACCGCGCAGGCCGCCGGCCGGGTCGGCCAGCGGTACTGGATGATCTACGACGACGCCGACGGCGGCATCCCGCCGGTCAAGGCCACCAACGTGTCGATGGCCGCGGCCCAGGAGTACCGGGCGGCCGGGCTGTGGCGCAGCGCCGAAACCCTGGCCGGCCTGGCCGCCGAGATCGGGGTGCCCGCGGCGAACCTGCGCGAAACCGTCGCCCGGTTCAATGATTTCGCCGCCCGCGGCGTCGACGAGGACTTCGGCCGCGGCGAGGAACCCTACGACCGGGCGTTCTCCGGCGGCCGGCCGCCGCTGTACCCGATCCGGCGGGCCCCGTTCCACGCGGCGGCGTTCGGGGTGTCGGACCTGGGCACCAAGGGCGGGTTGCGCACCGACGCGCACGGCCGGGTGCTGGACACCACCGGCGCGGTGATCCCCGGGCTGTACGCGGCGGGCAACACCATGGCCGCCCCCAGCGGCACCGTCTACCCCGGCGGCGGCAACCCGATCGGCACCTCGATGGTGTTCGCGCACCGCGCGGTCTGCCA
- the fadD17 gene encoding long-chain-fatty-acid--CoA ligase FadD17, with amino-acid sequence MTATVTGLLAALADVEDRGIYDAEAPDGAFVSWRNHIRDAAALAAALRARLDPARPPHVGVLLGNTEFFSRMLVAAALGSLVTVGLNPTRRGAALARDVAHADCQLVLGDRTGAGLLPGVLDVESPEFAAELAEFAGAPVLFPGPDPDELFMLLFTSGTSGDPKAVRCTHAKVAGPGVMLSQRFGLCPADTCYLAMPLFHSNAIMAGWSVAVAAGASIALRRRFSASRFIPDTRRFGAGYANYVGKPLSYILAAPPAPDDADNPLRVLYGNEGAAADLTEFARRFDVNVVDGFGSTEGGVAIARTPDTPAGALGPLPDGIDILDPDTGARCAPGVVGELVNTAGAGQFRGYYNDPDADADRMRDGHYHSGDLAYRDAAGFAHFAGRLGDWMRVDGENLGTAPIERVLARYPAVLDAAVYAVADPVVGDRVMAALVLDDPAAFDVAAFTEFLEAQTDLGPIQWPSYVRVAAELPRTETFKVIKRQLSAEGIDCADPVFTITAR; translated from the coding sequence GTGACCGCGACGGTCACCGGCCTGCTGGCGGCGCTGGCCGACGTCGAGGACCGCGGCATCTACGATGCCGAGGCCCCCGACGGCGCGTTTGTCAGCTGGCGCAACCACATTCGGGATGCCGCGGCGCTGGCCGCGGCGCTGCGGGCCCGGCTGGATCCGGCCCGGCCACCGCATGTCGGGGTGCTGCTGGGCAACACCGAGTTCTTCTCCCGGATGCTGGTGGCCGCCGCGCTCGGCTCGCTGGTGACCGTCGGGCTCAACCCGACCCGGCGCGGGGCGGCGCTGGCCCGCGACGTCGCGCACGCCGACTGCCAGCTGGTGCTCGGCGATCGCACCGGCGCCGGGCTGCTGCCCGGCGTGCTCGACGTCGAGTCGCCCGAGTTCGCCGCCGAGCTGGCCGAATTCGCCGGTGCCCCGGTGCTGTTCCCAGGCCCCGACCCCGACGAGCTGTTCATGCTGCTGTTCACCTCCGGCACCAGCGGGGATCCCAAGGCGGTGCGCTGCACACACGCCAAGGTCGCCGGGCCGGGCGTGATGCTGTCGCAGCGGTTCGGGCTGTGCCCGGCCGACACCTGCTACCTGGCGATGCCGCTGTTCCACTCCAACGCGATCATGGCCGGCTGGTCGGTGGCGGTGGCCGCCGGTGCGTCGATCGCGTTGCGGCGCAGGTTCTCCGCGTCCCGGTTCATCCCGGACACCCGGCGGTTCGGCGCCGGCTACGCCAACTACGTCGGCAAGCCGCTGTCCTACATCCTGGCCGCCCCGCCGGCCCCCGACGACGCGGACAACCCGCTGCGGGTGCTGTACGGCAACGAGGGCGCGGCGGCCGACCTCACCGAGTTCGCCCGCCGGTTCGACGTGAACGTGGTCGACGGCTTCGGTTCCACCGAGGGCGGGGTGGCGATCGCCCGCACCCCGGACACCCCGGCCGGCGCGCTCGGCCCGCTGCCCGACGGCATCGACATCCTGGACCCCGACACCGGCGCCCGGTGCGCACCCGGGGTGGTCGGCGAGCTGGTGAACACCGCGGGCGCCGGGCAGTTCCGCGGCTACTACAACGATCCCGACGCCGACGCCGACCGGATGCGCGACGGCCACTATCACTCCGGCGACCTGGCCTACCGGGACGCCGCGGGCTTCGCGCACTTCGCCGGCCGGCTCGGCGACTGGATGCGGGTGGACGGCGAGAACCTGGGCACCGCCCCGATCGAGCGGGTGCTGGCCCGGTATCCGGCGGTGCTCGACGCCGCGGTGTACGCGGTCGCCGACCCGGTGGTCGGTGACCGGGTGATGGCCGCGCTGGTGCTCGACGATCCGGCGGCCTTCGACGTGGCCGCCTTCACCGAATTCCTCGAAGCGCAAACCGATCTCGGGCCGATCCAGTGGCCGTCGTATGTCCGGGTGGCCGCCGAGCTGCCGCGCACCGAGACCTTCAAGGTGATCAAGCGTCAGCTGTCCGCCGAGGGCATCGACTGCGCCGACCCGGTTTTCACCATCACCGCTCGCTGA
- a CDS encoding acyl-CoA dehydrogenase family protein has translation MDFTQSEASVDLGGLVRTITESICTNDHQRALDAAPQRFDRALWAKLIGADVLSAAAPESIGGGGYGVAEQTAILTALGRQLAAVPYLESVVAAAGALAEFGDDDARARWAAPAVAGEQLLAVAATPEVGGPPVRAEGNVLTGALTQVAYGSVADAFLVVAETGSGPAVFVIEAGAAGLTRTDLDTTGRGPVAALTLASVTAAARLGDGASAWLRDRLALGYSAFQLGVLERALELTALYAREREQFDRPIGSFQAVAQRLADGYIDVKGLRLTLTQAAFSGAATDIASAAFWAAEAGHRVAHTAVHVHGGVGIDMDHPVHRYFLAAKQIEFNLGGATGQLLGLGALLADAPV, from the coding sequence ATGGATTTCACCCAGTCCGAAGCCTCCGTCGACCTCGGCGGCCTGGTCCGCACCATCACCGAGTCGATCTGCACCAACGATCATCAGCGCGCCCTGGACGCCGCGCCACAGCGCTTCGACCGCGCGCTGTGGGCCAAGCTGATCGGCGCCGACGTGCTCAGCGCGGCCGCCCCCGAGTCGATCGGTGGCGGCGGCTACGGCGTCGCCGAGCAGACCGCGATCCTCACCGCACTGGGCCGGCAGCTGGCCGCGGTGCCCTACCTGGAGTCGGTGGTCGCCGCCGCGGGCGCGCTCGCCGAGTTCGGTGACGACGACGCCCGGGCCCGCTGGGCCGCCCCCGCGGTGGCCGGCGAGCAGCTGCTCGCCGTCGCGGCCACCCCCGAGGTGGGCGGCCCGCCGGTGCGCGCCGAGGGCAACGTGCTGACCGGGGCGCTGACCCAGGTGGCCTACGGTTCGGTGGCCGACGCCTTCCTGGTGGTCGCCGAAACCGGTTCCGGCCCCGCGGTCTTCGTCATCGAGGCCGGCGCGGCCGGGCTGACCAGGACCGACCTGGACACCACCGGGCGCGGCCCGGTGGCGGCCCTGACGCTGGCTTCGGTGACCGCCGCGGCCCGGCTCGGCGACGGCGCGTCGGCCTGGCTGCGTGACCGGCTGGCCCTGGGCTACAGCGCATTTCAGCTCGGCGTGCTGGAGCGCGCGCTGGAGCTGACCGCACTGTATGCCCGCGAGCGCGAGCAGTTCGACCGGCCGATCGGCAGCTTCCAGGCCGTCGCGCAGCGGCTGGCCGACGGCTACATCGACGTCAAGGGCCTGCGGCTGACGCTGACCCAGGCCGCGTTCAGCGGCGCGGCCACCGACATCGCCTCGGCGGCGTTCTGGGCGGCCGAGGCCGGGCACCGGGTGGCGCACACCGCGGTGCACGTGCACGGCGGCGTCGGCATCGACATGGATCATCCGGTGCACCGGTACTTCCTGGCCGCCAAGCAGATCGAGTTCAACCTGGGCGGCGCCACCGGCCAGCTGCTCGGGCTCGGCGCTCTGCTGGCCGACGCCCCGGTGTGA
- a CDS encoding acyl-CoA dehydrogenase family protein, producing MRIGYTPEQEDLRRELRAYFGKLMTPERAEALASNEGEMGRGNVYRETVAQMGRDGYLTLNWPTEYGGAGRGPMDALIFTDEAAIASVPVPFLTINSVAPTLMAFGSEEQKKFFLPKIAAGELHFAIGYSEPEAGTDLAALRTSAVRDGDDYVINGQKMWTSLIAYADYVWLAVRTNPEAKKHRGISMLIVPTTAEGFSWTPVHTVSGVDTSATYYSDVRVPTSALVGEENAGWKLVTNQLNHERVALVSAQPIYVALDGVREWAQHTTDVHGKPLIDSQWVQLNLARVHAKAEVLKLINWELASADSSPSPADASAAKVFGTELATEAYRLLMEVMGPAATLRAGSPGALLRGRIERMHRSALILTFGGGTNEIQRDIIGMVALGLPRANR from the coding sequence ATGCGTATCGGCTATACCCCTGAGCAGGAGGACCTGCGCCGCGAGTTGCGCGCGTACTTCGGCAAGCTCATGACCCCCGAGCGCGCCGAGGCGCTGGCGTCCAACGAGGGCGAGATGGGCCGCGGCAACGTCTACCGGGAAACCGTGGCGCAGATGGGCCGGGACGGCTACCTGACGCTGAACTGGCCGACCGAGTACGGCGGCGCGGGCCGGGGCCCGATGGACGCGCTGATCTTCACCGACGAGGCCGCCATCGCCAGCGTGCCGGTGCCGTTCCTGACCATCAACAGCGTCGCGCCGACCCTGATGGCGTTCGGCAGCGAGGAGCAGAAGAAGTTCTTCCTGCCCAAGATCGCCGCCGGTGAACTGCATTTCGCGATCGGCTACTCCGAGCCGGAGGCCGGCACCGACCTGGCCGCGCTGCGCACCAGCGCGGTCCGCGACGGCGACGACTACGTCATCAACGGCCAGAAGATGTGGACCTCGCTGATCGCCTACGCCGACTACGTGTGGCTGGCGGTGCGCACCAACCCCGAGGCCAAGAAGCACCGCGGCATCTCGATGCTGATCGTGCCGACCACCGCCGAGGGGTTCTCCTGGACCCCGGTGCACACCGTGAGCGGGGTGGACACCTCGGCCACCTACTACTCCGACGTGCGGGTGCCGACCTCGGCCCTGGTCGGCGAGGAGAACGCCGGCTGGAAGCTGGTCACCAACCAGCTCAATCACGAGCGGGTGGCGCTGGTTTCCGCGCAGCCGATCTACGTGGCGCTCGACGGCGTCCGGGAGTGGGCGCAGCACACCACCGATGTGCACGGCAAGCCGCTGATCGACTCGCAGTGGGTGCAGCTGAACCTGGCCCGGGTGCACGCCAAGGCCGAGGTGCTCAAGCTGATCAACTGGGAGCTGGCCTCGGCCGACTCCTCGCCGTCGCCGGCGGACGCCTCGGCGGCCAAGGTGTTCGGCACCGAGCTGGCCACCGAGGCCTACCGGCTGCTGATGGAGGTGATGGGACCGGCGGCCACGCTGCGCGCCGGCTCCCCCGGCGCGCTGCTGCGCGGCCGGATCGAGCGGATGCACCGCTCCGCGCTGATCCTGACCTTCGGCGGCGGCACCAACGAGATCCAGCGCGACATCATCGGCATGGTCGCGCTCGGCCTGCCCCGAGCCAACCGCTAG
- a CDS encoding ferredoxin gives MRVVVDRDRCEGNAICVGIAPDLFELDDDEFAVVTVDEIPADREAAAEQAIADCPRAALSRKD, from the coding sequence ATGCGCGTGGTAGTCGATCGTGACCGTTGCGAGGGCAATGCGATTTGCGTGGGAATCGCCCCGGACCTGTTCGAACTCGACGATGACGAGTTCGCCGTAGTGACCGTGGACGAGATCCCCGCGGACCGGGAGGCGGCGGCCGAACAGGCCATCGCCGACTGCCCCCGCGCCGCCCTGAGCCGCAAAGACTAG
- a CDS encoding 3-oxoacyl-ACP reductase, producing the protein MTSETAATDLAGRVAVVTGAAAGLGRAEAIGLARSGATVVVNDMAAALANSDVIDAVAAAGGKAVAVAGDISARSTADELVATADRLGGLAVVVNNAGITRDRMLFNMSDEDFDAVLAVHLRGHFLLTRNAATYWRDAAKAAGGTVYGRLINTSSEAGMAGPPGQANYGAAKAGITALTLSAARGLARYGVRANAIAPRARTAMTADVFGDEPPAGEVDPLSPEHVVELVRYLASPVSEQVTGQLFVVYGPAVTLVAAPVAAAHFRAAGPAWDAGELGDNLGSYFAERELGVGFSAMGLMDE; encoded by the coding sequence GTGACATCCGAAACAGCAGCCACCGACCTCGCCGGACGGGTGGCGGTCGTCACCGGTGCCGCCGCCGGGCTGGGCCGCGCCGAGGCGATCGGCCTGGCCCGCTCCGGGGCGACCGTGGTGGTCAACGACATGGCCGCCGCGCTGGCCAATTCCGACGTGATCGACGCGGTTGCCGCGGCCGGTGGCAAGGCGGTCGCGGTCGCCGGTGACATCAGTGCCCGCAGCACCGCCGACGAGTTGGTCGCCACCGCCGACCGGCTCGGCGGGCTGGCCGTGGTGGTCAACAACGCCGGGATCACCCGGGACCGGATGCTGTTCAACATGTCCGACGAGGACTTCGACGCGGTGCTCGCGGTGCACCTGCGCGGCCACTTCCTGCTGACCCGCAACGCCGCCACCTACTGGCGCGACGCCGCCAAGGCGGCCGGCGGCACGGTGTACGGCCGGCTGATCAACACCTCCTCGGAGGCCGGGATGGCCGGCCCGCCCGGGCAGGCCAACTACGGCGCCGCCAAGGCCGGCATCACCGCGCTGACGCTGTCGGCCGCCCGCGGCCTGGCCCGCTACGGGGTGCGCGCCAACGCGATCGCCCCGCGGGCCCGCACCGCGATGACCGCCGACGTGTTCGGCGACGAACCGCCCGCCGGCGAGGTCGACCCGCTGTCGCCCGAGCACGTGGTGGAACTGGTGCGCTACCTGGCCTCGCCGGTCTCCGAGCAGGTCACCGGCCAGCTGTTCGTGGTCTACGGACCGGCCGTCACGCTGGTCGCGGCCCCGGTGGCCGCCGCGCACTTCCGCGCCGCCGGCCCGGCCTGGGACGCCGGCGAACTCGGCGATAACCTCGGATCGTACTTTGCTGAGCGGGAGCTTGGGGTAGGGTTCTCGGCGATGGGGCTGATGGACGAATAG
- a CDS encoding MlaE family ABC transporter permease, with translation MLSQLAVPARAVGGFMDMSLETFRETFRRPFQFREFLDQTWMIARVSLVPTLLVAIPFTVLVAFTLNILLRELGAADLSGAGTAFGTVTQLGPVVTVLVVAGAGATAICADLGARTIREEIDAMRVLGINPIHRLVVPRVLASMFVALMLNGLVCAIGLAGGYVFSVFLQGVNPGSFINGLTVLTGLGELVLAEIKALLFGVVAGLVGCYRGLTAGGGPKGVGNAVNETVVYAFICLFVINVIMTAIGVRVLD, from the coding sequence TTGCTTTCACAACTTGCGGTCCCGGCCCGCGCCGTGGGCGGGTTCATGGACATGTCGCTGGAGACGTTCCGGGAAACCTTCCGCAGGCCCTTCCAGTTCCGCGAGTTCCTCGACCAGACCTGGATGATCGCGCGGGTCTCGCTGGTCCCCACCCTGCTGGTGGCCATCCCGTTCACCGTGCTGGTGGCCTTCACCCTCAACATCCTGCTGCGTGAGCTCGGCGCGGCCGACCTCTCCGGTGCGGGCACCGCCTTTGGCACCGTCACCCAGCTCGGCCCGGTGGTCACCGTGCTGGTGGTGGCCGGCGCCGGCGCCACCGCGATCTGCGCGGACCTCGGGGCGCGGACCATCCGCGAAGAGATCGACGCCATGCGGGTGCTGGGCATCAACCCGATCCACCGGCTGGTGGTGCCCCGGGTGCTGGCCTCGATGTTCGTCGCGCTGATGCTCAACGGCCTGGTCTGCGCCATCGGCCTGGCCGGCGGGTACGTCTTCTCGGTCTTCCTGCAGGGGGTCAACCCCGGCTCGTTCATCAACGGCCTGACCGTGCTCACCGGGCTCGGCGAGCTGGTGCTCGCCGAAATCAAGGCCCTGCTGTTCGGCGTGGTCGCCGGGCTGGTCGGCTGCTACCGCGGGCTGACCGCGGGCGGCGGCCCCAAGGGTGTCGGCAACGCGGTGAACGAGACGGTGGTGTACGCCTTCATCTGCCTGTTCGTCATCAACGTGATCATGACGGCCATCGGAGTGAGGGTGCTCGACTGA
- a CDS encoding MlaE family ABC transporter permease, which yields MSFDATLKFRRLFTGLPRAFDNFGEQALFYGETFRYVPNAVTRYRRETIRLVAEMTMGTGALAIIGGTVGVAAFLTLASGGVVAVQGFASLGNIGIEALTGFLSAFLNVRIIAPVVAGIALAATIGAGTTAQLGAMRVAEEIDAVEAMAVHAVSYLVSTRLMAGMIAIIPLYSLSVLASFFAARFTTVFINAQSAGLYDHYFNTFLIPTDLLWSFLQAIVMSVAVMLIHTYYGYNATGGPVGVGIAVGQAVRTSLVVVVVITLFISLAVYGGSGNFNLSG from the coding sequence ATGTCCTTCGACGCCACGCTGAAATTCCGCCGGCTGTTCACCGGCCTGCCCCGCGCCTTCGACAACTTCGGTGAGCAGGCGCTGTTCTACGGCGAAACCTTCCGGTACGTGCCCAACGCGGTCACCCGGTACCGCCGCGAGACGATCCGGCTGGTCGCCGAGATGACGATGGGCACCGGCGCGCTGGCCATCATCGGCGGCACCGTCGGCGTCGCGGCGTTTCTGACGCTGGCCTCCGGCGGCGTCGTCGCCGTCCAGGGCTTCGCCTCGCTGGGCAACATCGGCATCGAGGCGCTGACCGGCTTCCTGTCGGCCTTCCTCAACGTCCGCATCATCGCCCCGGTGGTCGCCGGCATCGCGCTGGCCGCCACCATCGGCGCGGGCACCACCGCGCAGCTCGGCGCCATGCGGGTTGCCGAGGAGATCGACGCCGTCGAGGCGATGGCCGTGCACGCGGTGTCCTACCTGGTGTCCACCCGGCTGATGGCCGGGATGATCGCGATCATCCCGCTGTACTCGCTGTCGGTGCTGGCCTCGTTCTTCGCCGCCCGGTTCACCACGGTGTTCATCAACGCCCAGTCCGCCGGCCTCTACGACCACTACTTCAACACCTTCCTGATCCCCACCGACCTGTTGTGGTCCTTCCTGCAGGCCATCGTGATGAGCGTGGCGGTCATGCTGATCCACACCTACTACGGCTACAACGCCACCGGCGGCCCGGTCGGCGTCGGCATCGCCGTCGGCCAGGCGGTGCGAACCTCGCTGGTCGTCGTCGTGGTCATCACCCTGTTCATCTCGCTCGCCGTCTACGGCGGGTCCGGCAACTTCAACCTGTCGGGGTAG
- a CDS encoding MCE family protein has product MSHTVAVRLAGTILAVILLAGVTLTYLGYTAAFTATDPVTVVSPRAGLVMENDAKVKYRGIQVGKVRKISYDGQQARLQLQIDRAMLGYIPANADVKIAGNTIFGAKSVEFLPPQNAIGGLQPGAVKDVSSVQLEVNTLFQTLNNLLTEINPVHLNGTLSALAEGLRGNGDNLGATLAGLNGYLAKMNPTLPALESDMAKAAVVADIYGDAAPGLSTIFDNVPAITDTVVSQERNLNKTLLAATGLANNAYETLEPGAEDYISAIQRSRALTKVTGEYSPVIGCVLQGTADAVERFAPIIGGIRPGLYVSSGFLPGVPAYTFPESLPIVNASGGPNCRGLPNIPSKQFGGSWWRAPFLVTDNAYVPFQPNTELQFDAPSTLQFLFNGSFAERDRY; this is encoded by the coding sequence ATGTCCCACACCGTCGCCGTCCGGCTGGCGGGGACCATCCTGGCCGTGATCCTGCTGGCCGGGGTGACGCTCACCTATCTGGGCTACACCGCGGCGTTCACCGCCACCGACCCGGTCACCGTGGTGTCCCCGCGGGCCGGCCTGGTGATGGAGAACGACGCCAAGGTGAAGTACCGCGGCATCCAGGTCGGCAAGGTCCGCAAGATCAGCTACGACGGGCAGCAGGCCCGGCTGCAGCTGCAGATCGACCGTGCCATGCTCGGCTACATTCCGGCCAACGCCGACGTGAAGATCGCCGGCAACACCATCTTCGGTGCCAAGTCGGTGGAGTTCCTCCCCCCGCAGAACGCCATCGGCGGTCTGCAGCCCGGCGCGGTCAAGGACGTCTCCTCGGTGCAGCTCGAGGTCAACACGCTGTTCCAGACGCTCAACAACCTGCTCACCGAGATCAACCCGGTGCACCTCAACGGCACCCTGTCGGCGCTGGCCGAGGGCCTGCGCGGCAACGGCGACAACCTGGGTGCCACGCTGGCCGGGCTCAACGGCTACCTGGCCAAGATGAACCCGACGCTGCCCGCGCTGGAATCCGACATGGCCAAGGCGGCCGTGGTCGCCGACATCTACGGGGACGCCGCGCCCGGGCTGTCCACCATCTTCGACAACGTCCCGGCGATCACCGACACCGTGGTCAGCCAGGAGCGCAACCTCAACAAGACGCTGCTGGCGGCCACCGGCCTGGCCAACAACGCCTACGAGACCCTGGAGCCGGGCGCCGAGGACTACATCTCCGCCATCCAGCGGTCCCGGGCGCTGACCAAGGTCACCGGTGAGTACTCCCCGGTGATCGGCTGCGTGCTGCAGGGCACCGCCGACGCGGTGGAGCGGTTCGCCCCGATCATCGGCGGCATCCGGCCCGGCCTGTACGTGTCCTCGGGCTTCCTGCCCGGCGTGCCGGCCTACACCTTCCCGGAGAGCCTGCCCATCGTGAACGCCAGCGGCGGCCCGAACTGCCGCGGCCTGCCGAACATCCCCAGCAAGCAGTTCGGTGGCTCCTGGTGGCGCGCGCCGTTCCTGGTCACCGACAACGCCTACGTGCCGTTCCAGCCGAACACCGAGCTGCAGTTCGACGCGCCCTCGACCCTGCAGTTCCTGTTCAACGGGTCCTTCGCGGAACGGGATCGATACTGA
- a CDS encoding MCE family protein has translation MTQRSTLIKVSVFTVVMVLVAAGLVLVFGKFKFSASNVYHATFADASRLKSGEDVRVAGVPVGTVRSVKLASDNNVAVTFDVDKRYQLYTSTRAAIRYENLVGDRFLEISTGPGDLVKLPAGGAIDLEHTEPALDLDALLGGLRPVLKGLDGDKVNAVSGAMIEMLQGQGGALSSVLASTGAFTQDLADRDQLIGDVITNLNVVLKTVDAKGAQFDATVDQLQQLISGLNEGRDPIAGAIEPLATAEAGLTTMLEQGRRPLQGVLENVRPLTGYLYERREDVNYVVERLPENYLRLNGLGAYGSFFNIYYCSVRLKFNGPAGSDILIPFGGPPDPSKGRCAPAPDN, from the coding sequence ATGACGCAGCGTTCAACCCTGATCAAGGTCTCGGTCTTCACCGTCGTGATGGTGCTGGTGGCCGCCGGCCTGGTGCTGGTGTTCGGCAAGTTCAAGTTCAGCGCCTCGAACGTCTACCACGCGACCTTCGCCGACGCCTCCCGGCTCAAGTCCGGCGAGGACGTCCGGGTGGCCGGGGTGCCGGTCGGCACCGTCCGCTCGGTGAAGCTGGCCTCCGACAACAACGTCGCGGTCACCTTCGACGTCGACAAGCGCTACCAGCTGTACACCTCGACGCGGGCGGCGATCCGCTACGAGAACCTGGTCGGCGACCGCTTCCTGGAGATCAGCACCGGCCCCGGCGATCTGGTGAAGCTGCCCGCCGGCGGCGCGATCGACCTGGAGCACACCGAGCCGGCGCTGGATCTCGACGCCCTGCTCGGCGGCCTGCGCCCGGTGCTCAAGGGCCTCGACGGCGACAAGGTCAACGCGGTCAGCGGCGCGATGATCGAGATGCTGCAGGGCCAGGGCGGCGCGCTGTCGTCGGTGCTGGCCAGCACCGGGGCCTTCACCCAGGACCTGGCCGACCGGGACCAGCTGATCGGCGACGTGATCACCAACCTCAACGTGGTGCTCAAGACCGTCGACGCCAAGGGCGCCCAGTTCGACGCCACCGTCGACCAGCTGCAGCAGCTGATCAGCGGGCTGAACGAGGGCCGCGACCCGATCGCCGGCGCGATTGAGCCGCTGGCCACCGCGGAGGCCGGGCTGACCACCATGCTGGAGCAGGGCCGCCGGCCGCTGCAGGGCGTGCTGGAGAACGTCCGCCCGCTCACCGGCTACCTCTACGAGCGCCGCGAGGACGTCAACTATGTCGTCGAGCGGCTGCCGGAGAACTACCTGCGGCTCAACGGCCTCGGCGCGTACGGCTCGTTCTTCAACATCTACTACTGCTCGGTGCGGCTGAAGTTCAACGGCCCGGCCGGCAGCGACATCCTGATCCCGTTCGGGGGCCCACCCGACCCGTCTAAGGGGAGGTGCGCTCCTGCCCCCGACAACTGA